A genomic window from Elaeis guineensis isolate ETL-2024a chromosome 3, EG11, whole genome shotgun sequence includes:
- the LOC105040846 gene encoding probable inactive nicotinamidase At3g16190 produces MSIATLSPFSSTGPFFPRNPNSKPLIRTQIGARWRDQAPSKAISLVPRRTSIEPATTTFLSSGRSGGSAAAIPAAQISGETVQSNAEKWSKTAMLVIDMQNDFILPDRPMCVAGGQAIVPSVIQAISVARERGIFVIWVVREHDPLGRDVELFRRHLYTDGEGPAMNGSKGADLVDGLLIKEGDYKLVKTRFSAFCATQLHLLLQTSGVKSLVVVGVQTPNCIRQTVFDAVSLDYQSVTVIVDATAAATPEIHLANIRDMKNIGVATPTLQEWCSLDA; encoded by the exons ATGTCCATCGCCActctttctcccttctcctccaCCGGACCCTTCTTCCCCCGAAACCCTAATTCTAAACCCCTAATTCGAACACAAATAGGAGCTCGCTGGAGAGATCAAGCTCCGTCCAAGGCGATATCGCTCGTTCCTCGTCGAACGTCCATTGAACCGGCGACGACCACTTTCTTGAGCAGCGGACGTTCTGGAGGGTCCGCCGCTGCAATACCAGCGGCTCAG ATTTCTGGAGAAACTGTCCAATCTAATGCAGAGAAATGGAGCAAAACAGCAATGTTGGTCATAGATATGCAG AATGATTTTATTTTGCCAGATAGACCGATGTGTGTGGCTGGAGGCCAAGCTATTGTCCCATCTGTCATCCAGGCCATTTCTGTTGCAAGAGAGCGTGGAATTTTTGTGATATGG GTTGTTCGAGAACATGATCCTTTAGGAAGAGATGTAGAGCTCTTCCGCAGGCACTTGTATACTGATGGTGAAGGACCTGCTATGAATGGTTCCAAAGGTGCAGATCTAGTTGATGGACTCTTGATAAAGGAAGGAGATTACAAGTTGGTGAAGACACGCTTCAGTGCATTCTGTGCCACACAACTTCATTTGCTTCTTCAGACCTCTGGAGTCAAGAGCTTGGTTGTTGTGG GAGTTCAAACACCAAATTGTATTAGGCAGACTGTCTTCGATGCAGTATCCTTGGATTACCAATCTGTTACTGTCATTGTCGATGCAACAGCTGCTGCTACTCCTGAAATTCATCTTG CCAACATCAGAGACATGAAAAACATTGGAGTGGCAACACCAACTTTGCAGGAATGGTGCAGCTTGGATGCTTAA
- the LOC105040847 gene encoding probable inactive nicotinamidase At3g16190 isoform X1 codes for MAAAKRSETAMLVIDMQNDFVLPEMESPMLVAGGEAIVPSVVKAISVARERGIFVIWVVREHDPMGRDVELFRRHLYSNGEGPTAKGAKGAALVDGLAIKEGEYKLVKTRFSAFFATHLHSLLQSSGIKSLVIVGVQTPNCIRQTVFDAVALDYQTVTVIVDATAAATPEIHSANIRDMKNIGVLTPTLQEWCSFDA; via the exons ATGGCGGCAGCCAAGCGGAGCGAAACGGCGATGCTTGTCATCGATATGCAG AACGATTTTGTATTGCCGGAGATGGAAAGTCCGATGCTGGTGGCCGGGGGCGAAGCTATCGTCCCATCCGTCGTCAAGGCCATTTCGGTGGCCCGAGAGCGTGGCATTTTCGTTATTTGG GTTGTTCGAGAACATGACCCCATGGGTAGAGATGTTGAGCTCTTCCGCAGGCACTTGTATTCCAATGGTGAAGGACCTACCGCGAAGGGTGCCAAAGGTGCAGCACTGGTTGATGGACTTGCAATCAAGGAAGGAGAGTATAAGTTGGTGAAGACTCGCTTTAGTGCATTCTTCGCGACCCACCTTCATTCACTTCTCCAGAGCTCTGGAATCAAGAGCTTAGTTATTGTTG GAGTCCAAACACCAAACTGTATTAGACAAACTGTGTTTGATGCAGTAGCACTGGATTACCAAACTGTCACTGTCATTGTTGATGCAACAGCTGCAGCTACACCTGAAATTCATTCTG CCAACATTAGAGACATGAAAAATATAGGAGTGTTAACGCCAACGTTGCAGGAGTGGTGCAGCTTTGATGCTTGA
- the LOC105040847 gene encoding probable inactive nicotinamidase At3g16190 isoform X2, translated as MAAAKRSETAMLVIDMQNDFVLPEMESPMLVAGGEAIVPSVVKAISVARERGIFVIWVVREHDPMGRDVELFRRHLYSNGEGPTAKGAKGAALVDGLAIKEGEYKLVKTRFSAFFATHLHSLLQSSGIKSLVIVGVQTPNCIRQTVFDAVALDYQTVTVIVDATAAATPEIHSGLQLQYERAAPQL; from the exons ATGGCGGCAGCCAAGCGGAGCGAAACGGCGATGCTTGTCATCGATATGCAG AACGATTTTGTATTGCCGGAGATGGAAAGTCCGATGCTGGTGGCCGGGGGCGAAGCTATCGTCCCATCCGTCGTCAAGGCCATTTCGGTGGCCCGAGAGCGTGGCATTTTCGTTATTTGG GTTGTTCGAGAACATGACCCCATGGGTAGAGATGTTGAGCTCTTCCGCAGGCACTTGTATTCCAATGGTGAAGGACCTACCGCGAAGGGTGCCAAAGGTGCAGCACTGGTTGATGGACTTGCAATCAAGGAAGGAGAGTATAAGTTGGTGAAGACTCGCTTTAGTGCATTCTTCGCGACCCACCTTCATTCACTTCTCCAGAGCTCTGGAATCAAGAGCTTAGTTATTGTTG GAGTCCAAACACCAAACTGTATTAGACAAACTGTGTTTGATGCAGTAGCACTGGATTACCAAACTGTCACTGTCATTGTTGATGCAACAGCTGCAGCTACACCTGAAATTCATTCTG GTTTGCAGTTACAGTATGAAAGAGCAGCGCCACAACTCTAA
- the LOC105040849 gene encoding protein RTF1 homolog, whose amino-acid sequence MADLENLLLQAAGRTGASGRKNSHSRPQSRWRREGSFSDGSDSKDDDSDNPRYNKRKSAGSQVPLKKRLDPPEKDKRNGWGDDDDDDDDRHSSDDSDSAPSVGSDLYRDEADKEELGKMSELDRELILAERSTKIDDYKLKKMARASSKIDKSRKESPPPLPYRSRSSARTDRTAAKSALNELRAKRMRQQDPEGYRSRFKDAAGEGGGGAGNQDSSPSRHRSVASPPSDLSNDRENGGRTDSEDERFPGNNKIEDDLLDDSPSRLDPLKFEDIKDITIRRSKLVKWFREPFFEELIVGCFVRVQVGSRSGARYKLCLVRNVDASNPSKQYKLEHYMTYKLLNLTWGNMSERYEMAYVSDSPALEKEFKEWQHEVEKSGGQMPTRQDVHEKKEAIQKISNFVYSAATVKQMLQEKKSALARPVNVAAEKDRLRKEMEVAESRRDEAEVERIRARLKELEEMSRQAEQKDLKAVRLAEMNRKNRAENFKNASELKPVNTSLKAGEAGYDPFSRRWTRSRNYYVSKPGGDGNAEAANGDNGSAAMGNGDAVAVGLLNGVEAGVAATAAAQEAAAGAGKLVDTSAPVDQGTESNTLHDFELPISLAALQKYGGPHAVHLNFMSRKQKIEATTGCKVPDNDGRRHALTLTVSDYKRRRGLL is encoded by the coding sequence ATGGCAGACTTGGAGAACCTGCTGTTGCAGGCAGCAGGGAGAACGGGCGCATCCGGGAGGAAGAACAGCCACTCTCGTCCTCAGTCAAGATGGCGAAGGGAAGGCTCGTTTTCTGATGGAAGTGATTCCAAAGATGATGATTCTGATAATCCTAGGtataataaaagaaaatcagcagGCTCTCAGGTCCCTCTTAAGAAGAGGCTCGACCCTCCTGAGAAAGACAAGAGGAATGGCTGGggggatgatgacgatgacgatGATGACAGGCACAGCAGTGATGATTCCGACAGTGCTCCATCTGTTGGAAGTGATCTTTATAGGGATGAGGCAGATAAGGAGGAACTGGGGAAGATGTCTGAATTGGACCGGGAGTTGATCCTAGCAGAGCGGAGCACCAAGATAGATGATTACAAATTAAAGAAGATGGCTAGAGCATCATCGAAGATTGATAAGTCCCGAAAAGAGAGCCCTCCCCCTCTGCCATACCGCAGCCGCTCATCAGCCCGCACTGATAGGACAGCTGCCAAAAGTGCCTTGAATGAGCTGAGGGCCAAGCGGATGAGACAGCAAGATCCAGAGGGTTATCGTAGTAGATTCAAGGATGCAGCTGGAGAAGGAGGTGGTGGTGCTGGTAATCAGGATTCATCTCCTTCCAGACATAGATCAGTAGCCAGTCCTCCTAGTGACTTGAGCAATGACCGTGAAAATGGGGGCAGAACGGATAGCGAGGATGAGAGGTTCCCAGGGAACAACAAAATTGAGGATGATCTATTAGATGATTCGCCATCTAGATTGGATCCACTGAAGTTTGAGGATATCAAAGATATAACAATTCGGAGGTCAAAGCTGGTTAAGTGGTTCAGAGAACCTTTCTTTGAAGAGCTCATTGTTGGGTGCTTTGTAAGAGTCCAGGTTGGATCTCGATCTGGTGCCAGATATAAGTTGTGCTTAGTTCGAAATGTTGATGCAAGCAACCCCAGTAAACAGTACAAGCTGGAGCATTATATGACTTATAAGTTGTTGAACTTGACATGGGGTAATATGTCAGAGAGGTATGAGATGGCTTATGTATCAGACTCTCCAGCTCTTGAGAAGGAGTTTAAGGAATGGCAACATGAGGTTGAAAAGAGTGGTGGTCAGATGCCAACTCGTCaggatgtgcatgagaagaaGGAAGCTATTCAGAAGATCAGCAACTTTGTCTATTCAGCAGCCACTGTGAAGCAGATGCTGCAAGAGAAGAAGTCAGCCTTGGCAAGGCCAGTCAATGTTGCAGCTGAGAAGGATCGGTTGAGGAAGGAGATGGAGGTGGCAGAGAGTCGGCGGGATGAGGCAGAAGTGGAAAGGATTCGGGCAAGGCTGAAGGAGTTAGAGGAAATGTCTCGGCAAGCAGAACAGAAGGATTTAAAAGCTGTTAGATTGGCTGAGATGAATAGGAAGAACCGAGCTGAGAACTTTAAGAATGCTTCAGAGTTGAAGCCAGTGAACACAAGCTTAAAGGCTGGGGAGGCAGGTTATGATCCTTTTTCTAGGAGATGGACTAGGTCAAGGAACTATTATGTGTCAAAGCCTGGGGGAGATGGGAATGCAGAAGCTGCAAATGGGGATAATGGGAGTGCAGCGATGGGTAATGGAGATGCAGTTGCAGTGGGGCTACTGAATGGGGTCGAGGCTGGTGTGGCAGCCACTGCTGCAGCTCAGGAAGCAGCAGCAGGTGCAGGGAAGTTGGTGGACACGAGTGCACCAGTTGATCAGGGGACAGAATCAAACACACTGCATGATTTTGAGTTGCCAATCTCTTTGGCTGCTCTACAGAAGTACGGGGGTCCTCATGCTGTGCATTTGAATTTTATGTCAAGGAAGCAAAAGATAGAAGCAACGACTGGATGCAAGGTTCCAGACAATGATGGGCGGCGACATGCTTTGACTTTGACAGTTAGTGACTACAAGAGGCGGAGGGGTCTGCTTTGA